From Tripterygium wilfordii isolate XIE 37 chromosome 16, ASM1340144v1, whole genome shotgun sequence, one genomic window encodes:
- the LOC119980659 gene encoding probable aspartic protease At2g35615, whose translation MLIDAKFVESDLTLGDYFMYIYISEQNERLVIPSMLSGLTWIRCGHCSSNCEGQHQSLYDPKFSYTYKNIMFDSKEYTRDESFSHIVFGCDEVHQGDFEDGVQCVVGLGQGPLSLVSQVGKKWPFEAHSKIKFGSDLTLNKQNKEYKVEFQPSPPNICYHLNHEAISVNDEKIEIVNKEHDMAVDIQTSLTSLPSNIYNEFIAKVKSYFGNVRSIKHPEHDTCFLKNQVNNLRSPKVVLHFSDSSGSHGDFPMNPSTMFEESTVGLMCSTIIRNVEISILGSRTQVDVEMNNHEIRFKEFSSFWFWHKPFLSCNVNKVSNLANSVSDGCDYFLATRYVRLILTKKSMRITLVQEIQLTTSLDQEGIKKALQRVLERIP comes from the exons ATGTTAATTGATGCAAAATTTGTAGAGTCCGATTTAACTCTCGGTGACTATTTCATGTACATCTATATAAGTGAGCAAAATGAACGACTTGTTATCCCAAGCATGTTAAGTGGCCTTACCTGGATACGATGTGGCCATTGTTCTTCTAATTGTGAGGGTCAACATCAATCACTTTATGatccaaaattttcatatacCTATAAGAACATTATGTTCGACTCAAAAGAGT ATACACGTGATGAAAGCTTCTCTCATATAGTATTTGGATGCGATGAAGTACATCAAGGAGATTTTGAAGATGGGGTTCAATGTGTTGTTGGCCTTGGACAAGGGCCACTTTCATTGGTTTCTCAAGTGGGAAAAAAATGG CCATTCGAGGCACACAGTAAGATTAAATTCGGATCAGACTTAACTctcaacaaacaaaacaaagaatataAAGTTGAATTTCAGCCTTCTCCTCCTAACATCTGCTACCACCTCAACCATGAAGCCATTAGCGTTAACGATGAGAAAATAGAGATAGTAAATAAAGAACACGATATGGCAGTTGACATTCAGACATCTTTGACGTCGTTGCCTTCAAATATATACAATGAATTCATCGCCAAGGTTAAAAGTTATTTTGGCAACGTACGCTCAATCAAGCATCCGGAACACGACACTTGCTTCctcaaaaatcaagtcaacaatCTCAGGAGTCCCAAAGTTGTGCTTCATTTTTCTGACTCATCCGGATCCCATGGAGACTTTCCTATGAATCCTTCAACAATGTTTGAGGAAAGTACCGTTGGCCTCATGTGTTCGACAATAATCCGAAATGTTGAAATTTCGATTCTGGGGAGCAGGACACAAGTAGACGTTGAGATG AACAACCATGAAATAAGATTTAAAGAGTTTTCCTCATTTTGGTTTTGGCATAAACCCTTTTTGT CTTGCAATGTAAACAAGGTTTCCAATCTTGCAAATTCTGTCTCAGATGGATGTGATTACTTTTTGGCCACTCGATAT GTAAGGTTGATCTTGACAAAGAAATCCATGAGAATCACCCTG GTTCAAGAAATACAACTGACAACATCACTTGATCAGGAAGGTATCAAAAAGGCATTGCAGAGGGTTTTGGAGCGTATTCCTTGA
- the LOC119980660 gene encoding aspartic proteinase CDR1-like encodes MNSFSFDLIHHDSKLSPFYDQSKTESELSKEALIRSLNRLNRFNSSMLRDAKYVESDLTIGDYLMSIYIVFGCDEAHQGDFKDGVQGVVGLGPGPLSLVSQVGNKFGESANKLSYCLVEKPLELHSKIKFGSDLTLYKQNTEYTVQFKPSPPHTSYHLNLEAISVNDEKIEIPNKKHDMIVDIQTSLTSLPSNIYNEFIAKVKKHFGDAHSIEEPEHGTCFLKRQVDGLERPKVVFHFSGLSESHGDFPVNPSTIFQENVEYMCLTIVRKDGVSILGNRAQVDVQMLFDLSTHSLTFAALNCIKVSF; translated from the exons ATGAATTCTTTTAGCTTCGATCTTATTCATCATGATTCAAAACTATCTCCATTTTATGATCAATCTAAAACTGAGTCAGAACTTTCGAAAGAAGCTCTTATCCGTTCCCTCAATCGCCTCAATCGTTTCAATTCATCTATGTTAAGGGATGCAAAATATGTAGAGTCCGATTTAACTATCGGGGACTATCTCATGAGTATTTATATAG TGTTTGGATGTGATGAAGCACATCAAGGTGATTTTAAAGATGGTGTTCAAGGTGTCGTTGGCCTTGGACCAGGGCCTTTGTCACTAGTTTCTCAAGTTGGAAACAAATTTGGCGAGAGTGCCAACAAATTATCCTACTGCTTGGTTGAGAAGCCATTAGAGTTACATAGTAAAATAAAATTCGGATCGGATTTAACTCTCTACAAACAAAACACAGAATATACAGTTCAATTTAAGCCTTCTCCTCCTCATACCAGCTACCACCTCAACCTTGAAGCTATTAGCGTTAACGATGAGAAAATAGAGATACCAAATAAAAAACATGATATGATAGTCGATATTCAAACATCCTTGACATCATTGCCTTCAAATATATACAATGAATTCATCGCCAAGGTTAAAAAACATTTTGGCGACGCACATTCAATCGAGGAGCCGGAACACGGCACTTGCTTCCTCAAACGTCAAGTCGACGGCCTCGAGAGACCCAAAGTTGTGTTTCATTTTTCTGGCCTATCCGAATCCCATGGAGACTTTCCTGTGAATCCTTCAACAATTTTTCAGGAAAATGTTGAATACATGTGTTTGACAATAGTCCGAAAAGATGGAGTTTCGATTCTAGGGAACAGGGCACAAGTAGATGTTCAGATGCTATTTGACCTGTCAACCCATTCCCTCACTTTTGCTGCACTTAATTGCATCAAAGTTTCATTTTAA